GTTTCGTCGCCTCAGTACTTGCCCAGCCGGACAGATAAAGGTGTCATCCTCAGGATTATAGATAAAAGCTTCTTTGGGAAAGATGCCTTTTCTCCGCCCTGAACCCCTGTGCGCCTCCTCTATGGAGGGGGCATGGACTCTTATGCCTAAGTCATGACAGAGAAGAAAATTATCGATCTTCCCATACTTGCTGTCAGCTACCACCGTATCAACATCCATTTGGGTGTTCTTCTTATGGATCTTAATTATATCTTCGAGCAGATTACCTTCATCTCGAGAGCCAGGAGTAATCTTCGTAGCGGTTATCACCTCGTGTTTGGGATCGACACCCCGATGGGTCTTGTACCGCAATCTCGATTTCCCAGCACCATGCCGGGTCACCGAAGCATCGGGATCAGTGGCGGAGATATAGCGGCTGTTGGCCGGGGTCTCTTTCTCTACTTCTACATCATCCAATCGCTCTTCAAGATGCCGGTAACTCTTCTGTAAGTATCTTTTAAGATCGTGCGTATCCACCACAGAGTTGTTAGAGGCATCGGCATCAATCAGACTTGCATCGACAAACAATTTACTGCCATCAACCAGACCAGCTTTCACACATTGCCAGACAATCCGCTCAAAAAAACTCCTAAAGGCCTTGATTCCCCATCGGGATCGAGCCTTACTGAGCACACTATGGTTAGGAATCTCGTCATCCAAGTCATAACCCAGAAACCACAGCCAATCCAATCGCTCAGGAATGGTAAGCATCAACCCCCGCTCAGAGCGAACATTGTACAAAACCAAAAGGACCATCAACTCGAGAATCACTGGGGGAGGAACAGACACATTACCATTAATGCCGTAGCTATCCTCAACCTCCCCATAGATAAAATCAAAGTCAACAACCCTGGCAATCTTGCGCAATGGATGGTCCTTCCTGACCCTTTTGTCCAAATCAAAGTTGGTATAAAATAAATTTGGCTGTGGCGGAGATTGGCGTCCCATCATGAGCTTATCCTCCAATAAAGAAGAATTTGGGACATTTTAGCATAAAATTAACTGAAAATAAAGGATTTGGGCAACAGCCCGTAAAGATTTGACCCCAATCTAACTCATTTTGGACCAGACCTCCTTAGAAGGCTCTAGTTCACTCCTTTAAGATTTCCCTTTTTACAAAGTCTTCCTTTACGTAATCCAATCCCAGCTTGTACAGGGTTTCTTTTGTAGGGATACCCTCGCTATCCCAACCTCTAAATCTGTAATATTCATCTAATAACCTAGCTTCATACTCGGGAAATCTTTTTTTCCAATGATCCTCTGGGGGATGTTCATCTTCTCTTCTTAAACCTCTTCGTATATTGATGGCCCTGACTAAATTTCGATTCCTGGTGGCTATTTCCCACAGTCCATCTTCATCGATATCCATCCCTGTTGCATGTGAGACAAAGAGCGGCAGATTGTGAATATGATAAGGAGGTTTATAGGCAAAGGATGATAAACCAGCGCAGAGTCCAAGAGCGTCATCAATGTAGTGCATAATCTCCTGCCACTCAACAAGTTCACAGATCAACTCGATAGGTGGGTAGTATGGGAATGATGTACCTGGGTCGCCCCACTCCAAAATGAATCGCTTAAACTTCTCTTCCTTTCCGGTAGGAATCTGAATCCAATCCTTTACAAACTCTTGCCTGAATTCTTTAGGAAGAGGAGACTGGGGTATCTGCCCTTCAATTTGAGTAACATTTGCCTTCTCGCCAGTAGACCACATAAGGAAATAAATCGGGTTTAGCGTCCCTAATTTTATGGGTATTTGTTCATGTTTCTTGATGGTATTATGATCAAATGCCTCTGCCCCTCTACCAATCTGACGGGCTGCCCAATAGACGCCATTGGCCAAAACATCACCTATGCCCTCTCTTGTTACAATTCTATCAAGTAACCAAAAGAATCTCCCCTTGGAATCAGGTGGAAATCCCGGCATATCCTTTTCGGTCAGAATGCCGTTTTCGTAAAGCTCAATAGCAAAGGCCATAACTTGTGGTGTTGTGTATCCATCTACTCCATAATGCTGGGCACGGGAGGCGATTTGAAGGTCAAATTCAAGATCATCCACCATGGCGGCCATCACATAAGTAAGTTTTGAGAAACATTTCATCACATATGTCGGAAATCCTGGCAGTTGAATTATTCCTGCACATTTTAGCGGGCAGTTATAGCAACTTATAAACCGCTTCCGTGCATTTTCTAGGACCTTTGTCCATTGCTTCTCGACCTCTTTGTTCCAAAAGTCTTTTCTTCTATGCCGGGCATTTCCCCAGGAAAAACTGGTGGTATGCCATTTTTCATCATGTATTGCCATCTCCTGGGGGGATCCAAGCATGGTATGAATAGTAGGCTGTATTCCTCGCAGTGGATTATTTATCCGATATTGTATAAATTTCGGCACCTCATTGCACAGCTCAATAAATTCAGCAGGTCTGGCAATATTGATGTCTTTTGTTCCACGAACAGCTATTGCCTTAAGATTCTTGTCTCCCATAATGGCGCCGAGTCCTAACCGACTTGCACTACCCCTGTGAGTTTCTATTGAGGCAAAATAAACCCTGTTTTCACCGGCAAGGCCGATAGAAACCACTTGGGCTTTGGGTTTCTTTAACTCCTCGCGAATAAGTTCTACAGTTTCATAAGTGCTTTTTCCTTTGAGATGAGACGCATCTCGTATTTGCACTTTGTCATTGTTTATCCACAGGTATACCAAATTTGGAGATTTGCCACGGATGATTATTTTATCATAGCCAGCAAACTTCAACTCCGGGGCCCAAAACCCTCCCAGCATAGAAAAGCCCATCAACAAGGTCTGAGGAGAAATGGCAGAAACCATTGTACGATTAGCCCCAGGAGCAAGTGTGCCGACCAAAAAGCCAGAGCTGAATATCAAGACGTTATCGGAGGAAAAGGGGTCAACCTCAGGAGGAACCCTGTCCCATATTATCTTGGCATCTGTACCCAATCCCCCCAGATGAAGCTCTGTTAATCTTGGATCTGTCTCTACTCTCTCAATGGTTCCTCGAGATAGATCAATTTCTAAATTGCACCCTTTCTCTGCATACCTCATTTTTGCCTCTTATTATGTTCACTGCTGAACCACGCTGAAAGAGGGCCAAAGGGGGTCAAATCTTTAGATGTTGTTGAAAAAGTGGTTTTC
Above is a genomic segment from Deltaproteobacteria bacterium containing:
- a CDS encoding transposase — translated: MMGRQSPPQPNLFYTNFDLDKRVRKDHPLRKIARVVDFDFIYGEVEDSYGINGNVSVPPPVILELMVLLVLYNVRSERGLMLTIPERLDWLWFLGYDLDDEIPNHSVLSKARSRWGIKAFRSFFERIVWQCVKAGLVDGSKLFVDASLIDADASNNSVVDTHDLKRYLQKSYRHLEERLDDVEVEKETPANSRYISATDPDASVTRHGAGKSRLRYKTHRGVDPKHEVITATKITPGSRDEGNLLEDIIKIHKKNTQMDVDTVVADSKYGKIDNFLLCHDLGIRVHAPSIEEAHRGSGRRKGIFPKEAFIYNPEDDTFICPAGQVLRRRN
- a CDS encoding aldehyde dehydrogenase, whose amino-acid sequence is MRYAEKGCNLEIDLSRGTIERVETDPRLTELHLGGLGTDAKIIWDRVPPEVDPFSSDNVLIFSSGFLVGTLAPGANRTMVSAISPQTLLMGFSMLGGFWAPELKFAGYDKIIIRGKSPNLVYLWINNDKVQIRDASHLKGKSTYETVELIREELKKPKAQVVSIGLAGENRVYFASIETHRGSASRLGLGAIMGDKNLKAIAVRGTKDINIARPAEFIELCNEVPKFIQYRINNPLRGIQPTIHTMLGSPQEMAIHDEKWHTTSFSWGNARHRRKDFWNKEVEKQWTKVLENARKRFISCYNCPLKCAGIIQLPGFPTYVMKCFSKLTYVMAAMVDDLEFDLQIASRAQHYGVDGYTTPQVMAFAIELYENGILTEKDMPGFPPDSKGRFFWLLDRIVTREGIGDVLANGVYWAARQIGRGAEAFDHNTIKKHEQIPIKLGTLNPIYFLMWSTGEKANVTQIEGQIPQSPLPKEFRQEFVKDWIQIPTGKEEKFKRFILEWGDPGTSFPYYPPIELICELVEWQEIMHYIDDALGLCAGLSSFAYKPPYHIHNLPLFVSHATGMDIDEDGLWEIATRNRNLVRAINIRRGLRREDEHPPEDHWKKRFPEYEARLLDEYYRFRGWDSEGIPTKETLYKLGLDYVKEDFVKREILKE